A single genomic interval of Lacrimispora sphenoides JCM 1415 harbors:
- a CDS encoding ABC transporter permease encodes MKTKKMKDIIGKVAPLLALVLLFIVLSLATDKFFTLNNMMNILRQTAVNGLISAAMLVVLITAGIDLSVGANAILCACMMGMLKSSFGITNSLVLILVCIITGISVGFLNGILLTKMHLPHPFVSTLGMKNVLCGLALLVVSTKTISDFPAAVTFLGSSNLFKVSGGFSGIPLCFIILILIYIVYHFFLNKTALGRMIYCVGGNPEAARLSGINSDNILIFVYSLSGFMCSIAALVIVGRSAVANPSAAISPYDTDAIAACIIGGASFMGGKGTIWGTLIGALMISTIRNGLTLLNTSSSVQYIVIGLVIIAAVFIDVTRTRMEAKAKRLAAK; translated from the coding sequence ATGAAGACGAAGAAAATGAAAGATATTATAGGAAAGGTGGCTCCTTTACTGGCCTTGGTTCTTTTGTTCATTGTTTTATCACTGGCAACTGATAAATTTTTTACACTCAATAATATGATGAATATTCTAAGACAAACGGCTGTTAACGGGCTGATTTCCGCAGCCATGCTGGTGGTACTGATTACGGCAGGCATCGACTTATCCGTTGGTGCAAATGCAATCCTGTGCGCGTGTATGATGGGTATGCTGAAATCATCCTTCGGCATTACAAACTCTCTGGTATTAATCCTGGTCTGTATCATAACCGGAATTTCCGTTGGATTCTTAAACGGCATCCTGCTCACAAAAATGCATCTTCCCCATCCTTTCGTTTCAACCCTGGGTATGAAAAACGTACTGTGCGGACTGGCACTGCTGGTGGTCTCAACAAAGACAATCTCCGACTTTCCGGCTGCCGTTACATTTTTAGGCTCCAGCAACTTATTTAAAGTATCCGGCGGATTCTCCGGGATCCCACTTTGCTTTATCATTTTAATATTAATCTATATCGTATATCATTTCTTTTTAAACAAAACCGCACTTGGAAGAATGATTTACTGCGTAGGCGGTAATCCGGAAGCTGCCAGGCTTTCCGGAATCAATTCCGATAATATACTGATTTTTGTTTACAGCTTATCCGGTTTTATGTGCTCCATTGCCGCACTGGTTATAGTCGGACGATCCGCTGTTGCCAATCCTTCTGCTGCCATCTCACCATATGATACGGATGCCATTGCGGCATGTATTATTGGCGGTGCCTCCTTTATGGGAGGAAAAGGAACCATCTGGGGAACTTTAATCGGCGCCCTGATGATTTCTACCATTCGAAATGGTTTAACACTCTTAAATACCTCCAGTTCCGTACAATATATTGTGATCGGTCTGGTTATCATCGCCGCTGTATTTATCGATGTAACAAGGACACGTATGGAAGCAAAGGCGAAACGGCTTGCAGCTAAATAA
- a CDS encoding aminotransferase class I/II-fold pyridoxal phosphate-dependent enzyme, translated as MNVTPNLLKKLMEYGESDFYPFHMPGHKRQYHGSFADNFPNPFSIDITEIDGFDNLHHPEGILKESMEWASRVYGSSRTYYLVNGSSSGILSAISGTVSRGGTILMSRNCHKSAFHGVFLNQLSAEYIYPQIIPEFGIQGGLLPEKIEEMLMSNRKIQAVFIVSPTYDGIVSDIKAIAEVAHKFRLPLIVDEAHGAHFSFGREVGFPVSALELGADVVIQSLHKTLPSFTQTAVMHVKEGYVDMGRLDRYVHMYQTSSPSYVLMAGIEGCIRYMAGEGLEQMRIFSDRIGEVRTALSSMKHLRLLTDQEKGMNGIFDMDLSKIIVSTRGTEKSGAWLDDKLREEYHLEMEMCGSDYVTAITTLADTQEGLKRLCKALLHIDSVLSAEEGCEDENCLYQGLERMPECRLSIAQAMDEPRRRMAIPDCEGKISAEFVYVYPPGIPIVVPGEVLKKESIDLIMKYKELGLAVQGMEDEESRELFVVDEAGINVR; from the coding sequence ATGAATGTTACACCGAATTTATTAAAAAAGTTAATGGAATATGGAGAATCGGATTTTTATCCTTTTCACATGCCGGGACATAAAAGGCAGTATCATGGATCCTTTGCCGATAATTTTCCAAATCCTTTTTCCATAGATATTACGGAGATCGATGGTTTTGATAACCTGCACCATCCGGAAGGGATTTTAAAGGAGTCTATGGAATGGGCTTCCAGGGTATACGGGAGCAGCAGAACGTATTATCTTGTTAATGGAAGCAGCAGCGGGATCCTTAGTGCCATAAGCGGGACCGTATCAAGGGGTGGAACCATTCTTATGAGCAGAAACTGTCATAAGTCAGCGTTTCATGGAGTTTTCCTCAATCAGTTAAGCGCGGAATATATTTATCCACAAATTATACCTGAATTCGGTATTCAAGGTGGATTACTTCCGGAAAAAATCGAAGAGATGTTGATGAGCAATCGGAAGATTCAAGCGGTGTTTATTGTATCTCCAACTTATGATGGCATTGTATCTGATATTAAGGCCATTGCAGAGGTAGCTCATAAATTCCGCCTGCCACTCATTGTGGATGAAGCTCATGGAGCACACTTTTCCTTTGGAAGAGAGGTAGGATTTCCGGTTTCTGCTTTAGAACTTGGAGCGGATGTGGTGATTCAGAGCCTTCATAAAACTCTTCCTTCTTTTACTCAGACGGCTGTTATGCACGTAAAGGAAGGATATGTGGATATGGGGAGATTGGATCGCTATGTGCATATGTATCAGACCAGCAGCCCCTCCTACGTGCTGATGGCAGGGATCGAGGGCTGTATACGGTATATGGCCGGGGAAGGGCTGGAGCAGATGAGGATCTTTTCCGATAGAATAGGAGAGGTCCGAACGGCTTTGTCTAGTATGAAACACCTAAGGCTTCTTACGGATCAGGAAAAGGGGATGAATGGAATCTTTGATATGGATCTCTCTAAAATCATTGTTTCCACAAGAGGTACGGAGAAATCAGGAGCCTGGCTGGATGACAAACTGAGAGAGGAATATCATCTGGAGATGGAAATGTGCGGTTCAGACTATGTGACTGCCATAACGACACTTGCTGATACGCAGGAAGGTCTAAAACGGCTGTGTAAAGCTCTGCTTCATATTGATTCCGTGCTTTCTGCTGAGGAAGGCTGTGAAGATGAGAATTGCTTATATCAGGGGCTGGAGAGAATGCCGGAATGCCGGTTGAGCATTGCCCAAGCGATGGATGAACCGAGGCGAAGGATGGCTATTCCTGACTGCGAGGGTAAGATATCAGCAGAATTTGTTTACGTGTATCCCCCGGGGATACCCATCGTTGTACCAGGTGAGGTTTTAAAAAAGGAATCCATTGATCTGATTATGAAGTATAAAGAGCTTGGCCTTGCAGTTCAGGGGATGGAAGATGAAGAATCCAGAGAGCTTTTTGTGGTTGATGAAGCTGGAATAAATGTTAGATAG
- a CDS encoding guanylate kinase, protein MGKIFYVMGKSASGKDTVYKRLLKRLPQLKKVVLYTTRPIRDGEKDGVEYYFTTSDKLEEFRKEHRLIEERTYETVYGPWSYFTVDDGQINLAGNNGYLMIGTLESYEKTRAYFGEDRLFPIYIEVEDGDRLLRAIKREKGQKTPKYRELCRRFLADEEDFKEENLLRCGIHKRFCNQELESCLDEIVNAVTAEIE, encoded by the coding sequence ATGGGCAAAATATTCTATGTAATGGGAAAAAGTGCTTCCGGAAAAGATACAGTTTATAAAAGACTTTTAAAGAGGCTTCCCCAATTAAAGAAAGTAGTTTTATATACCACCAGACCGATTCGGGATGGAGAAAAGGATGGGGTGGAATATTATTTTACTACCAGTGATAAGCTGGAGGAATTCCGAAAAGAACACAGGCTTATTGAGGAGAGGACTTATGAAACTGTTTATGGTCCGTGGAGCTATTTTACTGTTGATGACGGTCAGATCAATTTAGCCGGGAATAATGGATATCTGATGATCGGAACCCTGGAATCTTATGAAAAGACAAGGGCTTATTTTGGAGAGGATAGGTTGTTTCCTATTTATATTGAGGTTGAGGATGGAGACCGGCTTTTGAGAGCTATTAAACGAGAGAAGGGACAGAAGACACCTAAATATAGGGAACTTTGCAGAAGGTTTCTGGCGGATGAAGAGGATTTTAAAGAAGAAAATCTACTTAGATGCGGAATACATAAGAGATTCTGCAACCAGGAGCTGGAATCTTGCCTGGATGAGATCGTAAATGCCGTGACCGCAGAGATAGAATGA